The Armatimonadota bacterium genome includes a region encoding these proteins:
- a CDS encoding uracil-DNA glycosylase encodes MSEVVERMERLKAEALECRRCELCETRTNVVFGEGNPETPLVIIGEGPGATEDATGRPFVGRAGQLLDQALRENGITRKHVYICNVLKCRAITVEDGSVRNRPPNANEIAMCLPWLQKQIEIIQPLVILCLGAPAANTIIHKGFQMTKERGQWFPTPYARYATAALHPAYILRQHGEAFESARASLVADIAAARLKVIEAKKEPKLSLF; translated from the coding sequence ATGTCTGAAGTAGTCGAACGCATGGAAAGGCTGAAGGCGGAAGCTCTTGAATGTCGGCGGTGTGAGCTTTGTGAGACTCGGACGAACGTTGTTTTTGGCGAAGGGAATCCCGAGACACCGTTGGTAATAATTGGAGAAGGTCCAGGGGCAACAGAGGACGCTACAGGGCGACCATTCGTCGGCAGGGCTGGTCAGCTTCTTGATCAGGCACTTAGGGAGAATGGCATCACCCGAAAGCATGTGTATATCTGCAATGTTCTCAAATGCAGGGCAATCACAGTCGAAGACGGTTCTGTGCGAAATCGGCCGCCTAATGCTAATGAGATTGCAATGTGTCTTCCCTGGCTCCAAAAGCAAATTGAGATTATTCAGCCGCTGGTTATATTATGTCTGGGCGCGCCTGCAGCAAACACAATCATTCACAAGGGTTTTCAAATGACAAAGGAGCGGGGCCAATGGTTTCCCACTCCATATGCAAGATATGCTACGGCAGCGCTACACCCGGCTTACATTTTGCGCCAACATGGCGAGGCTTTCGAAAGCGCTCGCGCTTCTCTGGTGGCTGACATTGCGGCTGCTCGCCTAAAGGTTATTGAGGCGAAAAAGGAGCCTAAACTCAGCTTGTTCTGA
- a CDS encoding HIT domain-containing protein, translated as MKRLWAPWRMKYIQQGEMEGCIFCDKPKENRDKENLILWRGKTAFIMLNSFPYNPGHLMIAPFKHTADMYDLGDDELLEISKLLRYSMRLLTAEMNPDGFNLGVNLGRPAGAGIEDHLHWHVVPRWNGDTNFMPVVGETKVLPESLEATYEKLKKKMENLGAP; from the coding sequence ATGAAGCGTTTGTGGGCACCATGGAGAATGAAGTATATTCAACAGGGCGAGATGGAGGGCTGTATATTTTGTGATAAGCCAAAAGAGAATAGAGATAAAGAAAACCTGATTCTCTGGCGTGGAAAAACAGCGTTCATAATGCTGAACAGCTTTCCCTATAACCCTGGCCATTTAATGATTGCGCCGTTTAAACATACGGCAGATATGTATGACCTAGGCGATGACGAGCTTCTCGAGATTAGTAAACTTTTAAGGTATTCAATGCGGCTTTTGACCGCTGAGATGAACCCCGACGGTTTCAACTTGGGCGTTAATCTTGGTCGGCCAGCTGGTGCGGGAATCGAAGACCATTTACACTGGCATGTTGTTCCGCGTTGGAATGGCGATACAAACTTTATGCCTGTAGTCGGAGAGACGAAGGTTTTACCCGAGAGTCTCGAGGCAACCTATGAGAAGCTAAAGAAGAAGATGGAAAACTTGGGGGCGCCATAG
- a CDS encoding DUF1844 domain-containing protein translates to MSEEDKEYEVVDKRKIKINEDGDVEVVEGANRQTNESPQPNEEGTSAKTEEAAGEEEYQMQPADVYSLLKSFIGILGAHAWQWLGLVKNPLTGKIEKDLGQAKVAIDALALLIGHIESNLQPEEINELKGMLSDLRMNFVRQSGMG, encoded by the coding sequence TTGAGCGAGGAAGATAAGGAATATGAGGTTGTTGATAAGCGCAAAATTAAGATTAATGAGGACGGGGATGTGGAAGTAGTCGAGGGCGCAAATCGCCAAACTAATGAGTCCCCACAACCAAACGAGGAAGGAACTTCAGCAAAAACCGAAGAAGCGGCTGGAGAAGAAGAGTACCAAATGCAGCCGGCAGATGTGTACTCACTTCTTAAGTCTTTCATCGGTATACTAGGAGCACATGCCTGGCAGTGGCTTGGATTGGTAAAGAATCCTTTAACTGGAAAGATTGAAAAAGATCTTGGCCAGGCAAAAGTTGCAATTGATGCGCTTGCGCTTTTGATTGGGCACATTGAGAGCAATCTCCAGCCGGAAGAGATAAATGAATTGAAAGGAATGCTTAGCGATTTGCGGATGAATTTTGTCCGCCAGAGTGGAATGGGTTAA
- a CDS encoding VanZ family protein → MSQNQVGGVQCSKQGSWLGPWLPVLIYMGAIFFLSSQPTLPSPPGVFGKDKFEHILAYFGLGILVFRGSLLWPLLSWPGIYTQTFGIIALYGITDEFHQRFVPGRRCELYDWIADIFGAALAVILIAFIRSYRRNGGKRIERGR, encoded by the coding sequence ATGAGCCAAAATCAAGTCGGCGGAGTGCAGTGTTCAAAGCAAGGATCATGGTTAGGGCCGTGGCTACCGGTGTTGATTTACATGGGTGCTATCTTTTTCCTTTCATCACAACCGACGCTTCCCTCACCGCCGGGAGTTTTTGGAAAAGATAAATTCGAGCATATATTGGCTTATTTTGGACTTGGAATATTGGTGTTTCGAGGCTCGTTGTTGTGGCCGCTCTTGAGTTGGCCTGGTATATACACTCAAACATTTGGAATAATAGCACTTTATGGGATAACTGATGAGTTTCATCAGCGATTTGTCCCAGGACGTAGATGCGAGCTCTATGATTGGATTGCCGATATTTTCGGTGCTGCTTTGGCAGTGATACTGATTGCATTTATACGGTCCTATCGGAGAAACGGAGGGAAAAGAATTGAGCGAGGAAGATAA
- the ligA gene encoding NAD-dependent DNA ligase LigA, with protein MDKQAAAARIEELRRQINYHNYRYYVLDQPLISDAEYDRLMQELISLEEAFPDLVTPDSPTQRIGAPPATEFESYTHRQPMLSLSNAFGEEELLAFDQRIKRMLGMNPGDDIEYVAELKIDGLAVSLTYENGYFVRGATRGDGYTGEDVTANLKTIRSIPLVLIQPQGSTEWPSAVAATQSRGDTLPLFNSESIGDLGCYPIPEIVEVRGEVFMLHEEFRRINREREEKGEPTFANPRNAAAGSVRQLDSSVTASRKLDIFIYGIGFVQGVEFRTHYEILQALKSWGFKVNPNTRLCPNINCVKEFVAEWTEKRGTLGYDIDGVVVKVNSLDLQNRLGYVARSPRWAVAYKFPAMQETTKILDIVVQVGRTGALTPVAIMEPVEVGGVTVSRATLHNEDEIRRKDIRIGDTVVVQRAGDVIPEVVQVIKEKRTGDEREFVMPNKCPECGGEVERPEGEAVARCVNLACPAQVKERIVHFASRGAMNIEGVGPAQVDQLVDKGLVHDPADLYLLKMDDLLLLERMGKKLASNILEAIEKSKNTTLPRLIYGLGIRHVGEHVAQVLADHFGSLEALENASYEELCGIPEIGPVIAKSIATFFAQPENRAVLEKLRKAGVIPKIASRTGAALAGKTFVFTGGLKTMTREEAEEKVRLLGGRAASSVSRNTDFVVAGAGAGSKLEKAKELGITILTEDEFIRMIS; from the coding sequence ATGGACAAACAGGCAGCCGCTGCCAGAATTGAAGAGCTTAGACGGCAAATTAACTATCACAACTATCGGTATTATGTTCTTGACCAGCCGTTAATTTCTGACGCAGAATATGACCGGTTGATGCAAGAGCTAATCTCTCTTGAGGAAGCATTCCCAGACCTTGTCACGCCTGATTCTCCAACTCAGCGAATTGGTGCTCCTCCAGCAACCGAGTTTGAGTCATACACACATCGCCAACCTATGCTAAGCCTTAGCAATGCGTTCGGCGAAGAAGAGCTCTTAGCCTTCGACCAGCGAATCAAGCGAATGCTTGGCATGAACCCTGGCGATGACATTGAATACGTGGCGGAGCTAAAAATTGACGGATTGGCTGTGTCGCTCACTTACGAGAATGGGTATTTCGTTCGCGGGGCAACCCGTGGAGATGGCTACACTGGCGAGGATGTTACAGCCAATTTAAAAACGATAAGATCAATCCCATTGGTTTTAATTCAACCACAAGGGTCCACAGAATGGCCATCTGCCGTTGCTGCCACTCAAAGTCGAGGGGATACACTGCCGTTATTCAACTCGGAATCTATAGGTGACCTAGGTTGTTATCCGATTCCCGAAATTGTCGAAGTTCGGGGCGAGGTGTTCATGCTCCACGAAGAATTTCGTCGAATAAATCGTGAGCGAGAAGAAAAAGGCGAACCTACCTTTGCAAACCCTCGGAATGCTGCAGCGGGGTCGGTCAGGCAGCTTGACTCTTCTGTCACTGCAAGCCGGAAGCTTGATATCTTCATTTATGGCATCGGCTTCGTGCAGGGCGTAGAATTCCGAACGCATTATGAGATTCTCCAGGCACTCAAGTCGTGGGGCTTCAAAGTCAATCCAAATACACGCCTTTGTCCAAATATTAATTGTGTTAAAGAGTTCGTGGCTGAATGGACTGAAAAGCGCGGAACCCTAGGTTATGACATAGACGGCGTTGTAGTTAAGGTGAACTCGCTTGACCTGCAGAATCGCCTCGGTTACGTGGCAAGAAGCCCACGATGGGCTGTAGCGTACAAATTTCCTGCGATGCAGGAGACAACCAAGATCCTGGACATCGTTGTGCAGGTTGGCCGTACTGGTGCATTAACTCCAGTTGCAATCATGGAACCTGTTGAGGTTGGAGGGGTAACGGTTAGCCGAGCGACCCTTCATAATGAAGACGAAATCCGACGAAAGGACATTCGAATTGGCGATACTGTAGTGGTTCAGCGTGCAGGCGATGTTATTCCCGAAGTTGTGCAAGTCATAAAAGAGAAGCGAACCGGCGATGAACGAGAGTTTGTGATGCCCAACAAGTGTCCAGAGTGTGGAGGTGAGGTTGAGAGGCCGGAGGGTGAGGCAGTTGCTCGGTGTGTCAACCTAGCGTGCCCGGCGCAAGTAAAAGAGAGGATCGTCCACTTTGCTTCTCGAGGTGCGATGAACATCGAAGGAGTTGGGCCAGCACAGGTTGACCAACTCGTTGATAAAGGGCTCGTACACGATCCTGCTGACCTATACTTGCTTAAAATGGATGATCTCTTGCTTCTTGAACGAATGGGCAAGAAGCTAGCATCAAATATCCTGGAAGCCATCGAAAAGAGCAAAAACACAACACTTCCTAGGCTGATTTACGGCCTTGGAATTAGGCATGTTGGAGAACATGTGGCTCAGGTGCTTGCGGACCATTTTGGTTCGCTAGAGGCGTTAGAAAACGCCAGCTATGAGGAGCTGTGCGGTATTCCTGAAATTGGGCCAGTTATTGCTAAAAGTATTGCGACTTTCTTTGCCCAACCAGAGAACCGTGCGGTACTCGAAAAACTCCGCAAGGCTGGAGTAATTCCCAAGATAGCATCGCGGACAGGGGCCGCCCTTGCAGGCAAGACATTTGTGTTCACCGGTGGACTAAAAACAATGACCCGAGAAGAGGCAGAGGAGAAAGTTAGGCTTCTCGGAGGCAGGGCGGCATCAAGCGTTAGCAGGAATACCGATTTTGTTGTTGCAGGGGCGGGCGCCGGCTCAAAGCTTGAAAAGGCCAAGGAGCTGGGAATTACAATATTGACTGAAGATGAATTCATTCGGATGATCTCATGA
- a CDS encoding YhfC family intramembrane metalloprotease, protein MLIADVPVNAGYMDILHMSSYTYFYYGLAICIVIGVPITSALWMHRKLHAPLKYLAYGILTFIISQVLRLPTLEIIRRATGEQHESATILWLASLALTAGFFEEVARYIGFLFLFRGERNPQNAVMYGLGHGGFETSLVALQMLSVLRMLSAYERLDISAVHLNAQTLDVIEFAKTGWLPMAGAFERIATLPVHVALSLVVLQAFSRQDRSWLVLAIGIHAGINFFAIFASRHLGLFWTEILIGLFAIGAILSVRKLIND, encoded by the coding sequence ATGCTCATAGCTGACGTGCCAGTAAACGCTGGCTACATGGATATTCTCCACATGAGCTCTTATACCTATTTTTACTATGGGCTAGCAATCTGTATTGTTATTGGGGTCCCAATCACATCGGCTCTCTGGATGCACCGGAAACTTCATGCCCCATTGAAATACCTCGCCTATGGGATTCTAACGTTCATTATCTCCCAAGTCTTACGCCTCCCCACGCTTGAAATAATTAGAAGGGCCACCGGTGAACAACATGAGTCTGCCACAATTCTTTGGTTGGCATCTCTTGCACTCACCGCAGGCTTTTTCGAAGAGGTAGCGCGATATATTGGCTTTTTATTTCTTTTTCGTGGCGAGCGCAATCCTCAGAATGCGGTAATGTACGGGCTAGGACACGGTGGGTTCGAAACATCACTCGTCGCCCTTCAGATGCTTTCGGTATTACGGATGCTTTCCGCCTATGAAAGATTAGACATTTCAGCTGTTCATCTCAACGCTCAGACCCTTGACGTTATTGAATTTGCTAAAACCGGATGGCTTCCCATGGCAGGCGCTTTCGAGCGCATTGCGACACTTCCCGTTCATGTTGCTCTCTCGCTGGTAGTTCTGCAGGCTTTTTCAAGGCAAGACAGGTCCTGGCTGGTTCTTGCAATAGGCATCCATGCTGGAATCAACTTTTTTGCCATATTTGCATCAAGACACCTGGGTCTCTTCTGGACTGAAATTCTCATTGGTCTCTTTGCAATCGGAGCGATACTTTCGGTACGAAAGTTAATAAACGATTGA
- a CDS encoding tetratricopeptide repeat protein yields the protein MSDQNQLKQGLELLKAGKIDEAIGQLELACEMDPSDYRAFNYLGIAYAQKKLFNRAIGAFNKTIQIRPDIPSVHYNLGLAYDADGLPEKAREEFEKALELDPNYEKAREALKHVMKEEEELDQGQACARHTDEPAVGHCSFCHLPVCNECKTIIDGKIFCKFCAEKLR from the coding sequence GTGTCCGACCAAAACCAACTGAAGCAGGGTCTGGAGCTTCTGAAAGCTGGAAAAATAGATGAAGCAATCGGTCAACTCGAGCTAGCTTGTGAAATGGATCCGAGCGATTACAGAGCGTTCAACTATCTAGGAATTGCTTACGCACAGAAGAAGCTTTTCAACAGAGCCATAGGAGCATTCAACAAGACAATACAAATTCGCCCGGATATCCCCAGCGTCCACTACAACCTTGGGCTCGCATACGACGCCGACGGCCTTCCCGAAAAGGCACGCGAGGAATTCGAAAAGGCACTTGAGCTAGACCCGAACTACGAGAAAGCCAGGGAAGCCCTTAAACACGTAATGAAGGAAGAGGAAGAGCTAGACCAAGGGCAAGCTTGTGCTAGGCACACCGATGAGCCAGCCGTTGGACATTGTTCTTTTTGCCACCTGCCTGTATGTAATGAATGCAAGACTATTATTGATGGAAAAATCTTCTGCAAGTTCTGCGCAGAAAAGCTTCGGTAG
- a CDS encoding NAD(P)-dependent oxidoreductase, whose translation MDVGFIGLGTMGRPMVRNLLKSGFRVNIYGRRKPIMDELAAEGAVPAGSPAEVARRSGVVITMLPDSPDVKLVVTGPSGVLEGARPESVIIDMSTISPAVAKEIAKEAAEKGIYFLDAPVSGGEPGAIAASLSIMVGGDKAAFDKCLPIFQALGKNITYMGESGTGQMTKLCNQIICALNILAVCEGLMLGEKAGLNMEKLLSVVSAGAANSWMLSNLAPKMLAEDYEPGFKVILQQKDLRLALGAAEEMKLPLPGTSLVHQLFRAVEAAGMGEKGTQALIIALKKLAASHA comes from the coding sequence ATGGACGTAGGTTTCATTGGCCTCGGAACCATGGGGCGGCCCATGGTGCGAAATCTGCTGAAAAGTGGATTTAGGGTTAACATATATGGGCGGCGAAAGCCAATTATGGATGAGCTTGCAGCAGAAGGAGCAGTACCCGCAGGTTCACCAGCAGAGGTCGCCCGTCGCTCGGGAGTCGTTATCACCATGCTCCCCGATTCTCCTGATGTAAAGTTGGTCGTAACTGGTCCCTCGGGTGTATTAGAAGGTGCGCGGCCTGAATCGGTGATAATTGATATGAGCACAATCTCCCCAGCAGTTGCCAAAGAAATTGCCAAGGAAGCTGCTGAGAAGGGAATCTATTTCCTCGATGCTCCAGTTAGCGGAGGAGAGCCTGGCGCAATTGCCGCCAGCCTTTCAATAATGGTCGGCGGCGACAAAGCGGCATTCGACAAGTGCCTCCCCATTTTTCAGGCTCTTGGAAAAAACATAACATACATGGGAGAAAGCGGAACTGGGCAGATGACGAAGCTCTGCAACCAGATTATCTGCGCACTGAACATCCTAGCGGTATGCGAAGGTCTCATGCTGGGTGAGAAAGCTGGGCTAAACATGGAAAAGCTTCTATCGGTTGTTTCAGCTGGAGCAGCGAACAGTTGGATGTTATCCAACCTTGCCCCAAAAATGCTTGCGGAAGACTACGAACCTGGATTCAAAGTCATTCTCCAGCAAAAAGACCTCCGGCTCGCACTTGGAGCAGCCGAGGAGATGAAGCTACCTCTACCAGGAACAAGCCTCGTTCATCAACTATTCCGAGCAGTCGAAGCCGCAGGCATGGGCGAAAAAGGTACGCAAGCTCTTATTATTGCACTAAAGAAACTTGCGGCATCGCACGCATAA
- a CDS encoding TIGR03790 family protein, with protein MFRNRPLIGVLLAALASICLPSICIGGGGPKNVLLVVNDNSPISQSIAAYYQQRRGIPAKNVCHIRCSTSEYTSKSDCENNIVAPIRDYINNTPGLHDRIDYIVLTKGIPLGAHYDDVAFSGPLSVNSILTCVGEPSIKDVIQNPYGPTANPPAPVQYFTHKLDFNGKHFYAVTRLDARTEADIRRMIDDSLAAQPNNGLFILDGASSGYAQYMLVNDRIRAANHALFSAGWQTYYDDVTFDSRMNEFVGGQQGVMGYFGWGSAEASFSYSLYTSNYFAPGSIADTVVSSSGRTFTDPWTPGTQSLIVDLIAQGASAVNGFVSEPFVTVATYPTILFDRYLQGYNVAESFLAATPCIYWKSVVSGDPLMAPYATPPSVSITSPNPEKVAHGLVAIAVEASDASGIAKVEFYIDDNLVATQTSPPYQYMWDTTAVADGTHVIEAIAYENSSVYTQGMAKLNVQVVNTVLDVPTIGDISSLQEGRLVRLSNKPVIAGSDAFTDCIWICESDRSAGIQVNGNCEALTGSLATLTGEVQVVGGQKLIHAYVFESRGSNNAPPPLGTPNLYVGNRGSGMGSLYEDLLQGLSNAGLLVKTWGKVTQVGTEWFNISDGTLPKLPSELTVSLSNLRNPIPEPPVGSYVTVTGVCTLALEAGQLKPQIRPRFASDIVCDIPLEVYTSPKGTVIPGANLISIPAISATSKPEQVFAGIPIDGLLAHWDNFTKSFVIYDSYQSYTFPVIRLGLGLCLLSSQNHTIVFEGLGNYEPRADFWIGLPNTGYHMIGHPFNYIVDVNSCLVSNGKSVISVETAADYGWIEPCLYFWDNVHSEYGAVDIGFGNICILEPWRGYWIKTYHPNLALIIPFEPS; from the coding sequence ATGTTTAGAAATAGGCCGCTTATTGGTGTACTGCTTGCAGCTTTGGCGAGTATTTGTTTGCCCAGCATTTGCATTGGCGGTGGGGGACCAAAAAACGTTCTTCTCGTCGTAAATGACAATAGCCCCATCTCACAGTCGATAGCCGCATATTATCAGCAGAGACGCGGTATCCCTGCAAAGAATGTTTGTCACATTCGGTGCTCAACATCCGAATATACTAGCAAGTCGGATTGTGAGAACAATATCGTTGCGCCTATACGCGACTACATAAACAACACTCCAGGGTTACACGACCGCATTGATTACATTGTTCTAACCAAAGGAATTCCTCTTGGGGCTCATTACGATGATGTTGCCTTCAGCGGCCCGCTCTCGGTTAACAGCATCCTGACTTGTGTTGGAGAACCAAGTATTAAGGACGTGATACAAAACCCTTATGGTCCAACTGCTAATCCGCCAGCTCCTGTTCAGTACTTCACTCACAAACTTGATTTCAATGGTAAGCATTTCTACGCCGTAACCCGTCTTGATGCTCGTACGGAGGCTGATATTCGCCGAATGATTGATGACTCTTTAGCAGCCCAGCCTAATAACGGCCTCTTCATTCTGGACGGTGCGAGTAGTGGATATGCTCAATACATGCTTGTTAACGATCGCATCCGGGCAGCAAACCATGCTTTGTTTAGTGCTGGATGGCAGACCTACTATGATGACGTGACTTTTGATTCAAGAATGAATGAGTTTGTCGGCGGCCAGCAGGGTGTAATGGGTTACTTTGGTTGGGGAAGCGCAGAGGCGAGTTTTAGCTATTCCTTATATACTTCGAATTATTTTGCGCCTGGGTCCATTGCTGACACAGTAGTTTCTAGCAGTGGAAGGACATTTACCGACCCGTGGACACCGGGTACTCAATCGCTAATAGTTGATTTAATTGCCCAAGGAGCATCAGCCGTTAATGGTTTTGTCTCCGAGCCGTTCGTTACTGTAGCGACATATCCCACAATTTTGTTCGATAGATACCTTCAGGGCTATAATGTGGCGGAGAGCTTTTTAGCGGCAACACCTTGTATTTATTGGAAATCTGTGGTGTCTGGTGACCCGCTTATGGCGCCTTACGCAACTCCGCCAAGTGTGAGCATAACTAGCCCCAACCCTGAAAAAGTGGCGCATGGTTTGGTCGCAATTGCTGTCGAAGCAAGTGATGCCTCTGGCATTGCCAAAGTTGAATTCTATATAGATGACAATCTAGTTGCCACCCAAACATCTCCACCTTACCAGTATATGTGGGATACTACTGCGGTTGCTGATGGCACACATGTCATCGAGGCAATAGCTTACGAGAATTCAAGCGTATATACACAAGGCATGGCAAAGCTGAATGTTCAAGTGGTTAATACTGTCTTAGATGTCCCCACTATTGGGGACATCTCTTCGCTTCAGGAGGGCAGGTTAGTCCGACTTAGCAACAAGCCTGTTATCGCAGGGAGCGATGCTTTCACTGACTGCATATGGATATGTGAAAGCGACCGTTCTGCTGGAATACAGGTCAATGGTAATTGTGAAGCACTTACAGGCTCGCTAGCAACCCTAACAGGCGAAGTTCAGGTCGTTGGTGGTCAGAAACTTATACATGCGTATGTTTTCGAAAGTCGTGGGAGCAACAATGCTCCGCCTCCATTGGGGACGCCCAACTTGTACGTTGGAAATCGCGGTAGTGGGATGGGTTCATTATATGAAGATTTATTGCAAGGACTCTCAAACGCGGGTCTTCTAGTCAAGACTTGGGGCAAGGTGACTCAAGTTGGAACTGAGTGGTTCAATATATCAGATGGGACTTTGCCTAAATTACCCAGCGAGTTGACCGTTTCGCTTTCCAATCTGAGGAACCCGATTCCTGAACCGCCTGTTGGTAGCTATGTTACAGTAACAGGTGTTTGCACGCTTGCTTTGGAAGCCGGGCAGCTAAAACCTCAGATTCGCCCGAGATTCGCAAGTGATATTGTTTGTGATATACCTTTGGAGGTCTACACATCGCCAAAAGGCACTGTCATACCAGGGGCCAATCTGATTTCCATTCCGGCAATTTCTGCGACATCTAAGCCTGAGCAGGTATTTGCAGGAATACCAATAGACGGGTTGCTAGCACACTGGGATAATTTTACCAAATCATTCGTTATTTATGATAGTTATCAGTCGTATACCTTTCCCGTAATTCGATTGGGTTTGGGTTTGTGCCTTTTATCGTCGCAGAATCATACCATTGTATTTGAAGGTTTGGGGAATTATGAGCCAAGAGCAGATTTTTGGATTGGTTTGCCGAATACCGGTTACCATATGATTGGGCATCCATTTAACTATATTGTTGATGTGAACAGCTGTTTAGTTTCTAACGGCAAAAGCGTTATTTCAGTTGAGACGGCAGCAGACTATGGTTGGATTGAACCATGCCTTTATTTCTGGGACAACGTCCACTCAGAGTATGGAGCAGTAGATATTGGCTTTGGCAATATTTGCATACTTGAGCCCTGGCGTGGCTATTGGATTAAGACCTATCATCCCAATCTTGCGTTAATAATCCCATTTGAGCCAAGTTAA
- a CDS encoding PEP-CTERM sorting domain-containing protein, with protein sequence MKMVLRLAAMLALAGICFGGAWAQEFVPPSCEFVSFDPQTYEYVYKVTCYENQTIPFGQLIVRAEVPNTGIYKPWVGSGPVNHPEVTWNFWIQTRQWVPRKDNAIWTANSLEDVIPDHTAWEGYFHLIVPNSYLTEGIAVTMDGMAPGTEWTVYVPGPAMLIPEPSSMLALFGLTGGLLPILRRRK encoded by the coding sequence ATGAAAATGGTCCTTCGGCTAGCTGCAATGCTCGCACTTGCAGGAATTTGCTTCGGGGGTGCTTGGGCTCAGGAATTTGTTCCACCCAGCTGTGAGTTTGTAAGCTTTGACCCGCAAACTTACGAGTATGTCTACAAGGTCACATGCTATGAAAACCAAACGATACCATTCGGCCAGCTGATAGTCCGTGCGGAGGTGCCAAACACAGGCATTTACAAGCCATGGGTTGGTTCTGGGCCTGTGAACCATCCGGAGGTTACTTGGAATTTCTGGATTCAAACGCGACAGTGGGTGCCGAGAAAAGACAATGCAATTTGGACGGCGAATAGCTTGGAGGATGTCATTCCAGACCACACTGCTTGGGAGGGCTACTTCCACTTAATAGTTCCCAATAGCTACCTTACCGAGGGAATTGCAGTGACGATGGACGGAATGGCCCCCGGCACGGAATGGACTGTATACGTGCCCGGCCCAGCTATGTTGATTCCGGAGCCGAGCTCGATGCTGGCGTTGTTTGGTCTCACTGGCGGGTTGCTCCCAATCCTTAGAAGGAGAAAATAG
- a CDS encoding alpha-ketoacid dehydrogenase subunit beta: MNSPYPDVSELYDDVYVPLDIERWEAEKAREKPLSEKIKAIEAEIRAFTRQQSGGVPKAALPKLNKEAVAQFEEKYGIPIITYGQAIVDAQREEMKRDERVFIMGEDVGLYGGAYAATRGLYAEFGPKRVIDTAISEAAIAGAAAAAAMRGMRPIAEIMYIDFATIASDQIVHNMAYNRYMFGGKTKVPCVLRTEGGVGRCIAAHHSESLEAWFVHIPGLYVVMPSTPYDAKGLLKASIRDDNPVIFIEHKVLYSGVMGPVPSEDYIIPLGVADIKREGTDATVVAYSRMLHFALDAACELEKEGISIEVVDPRTLKPLDVETIANSVRKTGRLITVSEGYPACGVGETIVRQVSEFRFADGTLCFDYLDAPPVVLAGKDVPIPMSEPLEDAVVPSRDDIVRAVKSIV, encoded by the coding sequence ATGAACAGCCCCTACCCTGACGTTAGCGAACTCTATGACGACGTTTACGTCCCGCTTGACATCGAGCGGTGGGAGGCAGAAAAAGCTCGTGAAAAACCGCTTTCGGAGAAAATAAAGGCTATCGAGGCTGAAATCCGCGCCTTCACCCGCCAGCAGTCTGGCGGTGTCCCAAAAGCAGCTTTACCCAAATTGAACAAAGAGGCTGTCGCTCAATTCGAAGAGAAATACGGCATTCCAATCATAACATATGGCCAAGCAATCGTTGATGCCCAACGCGAAGAAATGAAGCGGGACGAACGCGTTTTTATCATGGGCGAAGATGTTGGGCTTTATGGCGGTGCATACGCGGCCACTCGAGGCTTATATGCAGAGTTTGGCCCAAAGCGAGTTATTGATACGGCAATCTCAGAAGCGGCAATTGCAGGAGCGGCGGCAGCAGCGGCGATGCGTGGAATGCGGCCAATCGCTGAAATAATGTACATTGACTTCGCTACGATTGCCTCTGACCAGATAGTGCACAATATGGCTTACAACCGCTATATGTTCGGCGGGAAAACCAAAGTGCCGTGTGTACTTCGCACCGAAGGAGGAGTAGGCCGATGTATTGCAGCCCACCATTCCGAGAGCTTGGAAGCCTGGTTTGTGCATATTCCTGGTCTATATGTCGTAATGCCATCCACGCCTTACGACGCAAAGGGGTTGCTAAAAGCATCCATCCGCGATGACAACCCGGTTATTTTCATTGAGCACAAGGTACTCTACAGCGGCGTGATGGGCCCCGTGCCTTCGGAAGATTACATCATTCCGCTTGGAGTTGCGGATATTAAGCGAGAGGGAACGGATGCAACAGTTGTGGCATACTCCCGAATGCTACACTTCGCCCTTGACGCAGCTTGCGAACTGGAAAAAGAAGGAATAAGCATCGAGGTGGTTGATCCTCGGACACTCAAACCACTAGATGTAGAGACAATTGCAAACTCAGTACGCAAAACCGGTCGGTTGATTACTGTATCAGAGGGTTATCCAGCATGCGGCGTTGGCGAAACTATTGTGCGCCAGGTAAGTGAATTCAGATTCGCTGATGGCACTCTCTGCTTTGACTATCTCGATGCGCCGCCAGTCGTCCTCGCTGGCAAGGATGTGCCAATCCCAATGAGCGAGCCTTTGGAGGATGCAGTCGTCCCAAGTAGAGATGATATTGTTCGCGCAGTGAAGTCAATCGTGTAG